In Leishmania braziliensis MHOM/BR/75/M2904 contig, possible fusion of chromosomes 20 and 34, the following proteins share a genomic window:
- a CDS encoding arginine N-methyltransferase-like protein, which produces MRTSNFFHRCCLLVTNKPRASRAFHMSSPTQCEKAAAEGAVTTKTTANKDYYFDSYSHYGIHMEMLKDYHRTTTYRDAIWRNAYMFKDKVVLDVGCGTGILSMFAARAGARKVIGIDCSNVAVQARQIVQDNGFSDIITIIQGKVEELDLDEKVDIIISEWMGYFLLYESMLNTVLYARDRWGASDVKILPSSANMYACGITDPQYVEQKFNIWNSVNGLDFSYFKRLSYIEPLIDTVNPEQIITDIVPFFSFDINRVTEAELSFTSTFTLEAKQGDFVHAISVHFDTPFYAGHDPVVLNTSPMVPPTHWRQTVLYMFHPLIMKRGEKANFTMKCAPNPGNPRDLDISLHIDFDGELQACHYDQDFRLR; this is translated from the coding sequence ATGCGCACATCGAACTTCTTTCACCGCTGCTGTTTACTTGTCACCAATAAGCCCCGAGCATCGCGTGCATTTCATATGTCCTCGCCAACGCAGTGCGAGAAAGCCGCGGCTGAGGGGGCCGTGACGACGAAGACAACAGCGAACAAGGATTACTACTTCGACTCCTACAGCCACTACGGTATTCACATGGAGATGTTGAAGGATTATCACCGCACGACGACCTATCGTGATGCGATCTGGCGTAATGCATACATGTTCAAGGACAAGGTCGTCCTTGATGTTGGCTGTGGTACTGGCATTCTCTCGATGTTTGCTGCCCGCGCTGGTGCCCGCAAGGTGATCGGCATCGACTGCAGCAAcgtggcggtgcaggcaCGCCAGATTGTACAGGACAACGGCTTCAGCGACATCATAACCATCATCCAAGGCAAGGTAGAGGAGTTAGACCTAGATGAGAAGGTGGACATCATCATTAGTGAGTGGATGGGCTATTTCCTCCTGTACGAGTCCATGTTGAACACAGTCCTCTACGCGCGTGACCGCTGGGGCGCGTCGGATGTGAAGATTCTGCCTAGCAGCGCCAACATGTACGCATGTGGCATCACGGACCCGCAGTACGTGGAGCAGAAGTTCAATATCTGGAACAGCGTGAACGGGCTCGATTTCTCCTACTTTAAGCGCCTCAGCTACATTGAGCCGCTCATCGACACTGTTAACCCGGAGCAGATCATCACCGACATCgttcccttcttttcctttgacATCAACAGGGTGACTGAGGCAGAGTTGTCCTTCACGAGTACCTTTACGCTGGAGGCGAAGCAGGGTGACTTCGTACACGCCATCTCGGTCCACTTCGACACCCCATTCTACGCAGGGCATGACCCCGTGGTGCTGAACACGTCGCCAATGGTCCCGCCTACGCACTGGCGGCAGACAGTGCTCTACATGTTCCACCCACTGATCATGAAGCGTGGCGAGAAGGCAAACTTCACGATGAAATGTGCGCCAAATCCTGGAAACCCGCGGGACCTCGATATTTCCTTGCACATCGACTTCGATGGggagctgcaggcgtgcCACTACGACCAAGACTTCCGCCTCCGGTGA
- a CDS encoding TATE DNA Transposon, whose translation MGTRWGRLPRYRCQAIRKKNMRAGKTSNMELDAIYDAYLPKKRIVPSDTMAHLDWKRAQQLKAKVHRHGVVYFPIFIMKHWIAGLLEKGTRDSAEIQLRILDSAPSPIVEDKLRKHLNMVWPALRLVNEFSPRQERYSDDCGLYMSAVFFGDHLDIQIDHSRDMAKRMRRLLYAASKHRPPREYFFEKMRKILTNHPVSRKDFFYNEIEHKPWLKKTTVDREDTFHLGGGERRATKSTNPKRDSRRANQPKARAPQPPPRQKKKEETGRKKMDRAERTKRKPQTPVPASKAPSRKRPERSSMDAPLPRRKAARNSDRRTPANSSGRNGNKTRSLNSSEFPSEDEDLPVIDLPWRKKNSVTRTPEHAPNDATVSSEGIIPTNVSPHVQHGKCISEWTEITLAEANKHARKVYEAVLDHLWAATALARVGDGVAHGLTDTAVGQQRVRHKLTPLQPYSVQEMLKLLRKKIHMVDASPTDPNGVILREEHRSEEVTLDSSIDELYLVRGPSLPTLYDVIKGYRFLLGACLREAPADVNGVRYPSHYVLTKDASEATVGVYVPATWTHYQSSKRQRAPRHASRYIPLPRSAASEAHQDPSDGQRPRLVKRKRWPGDGAGRDPLQEDEEDGATYRTPGNQKGDGYADVDANISAEAMRALESLRSNPLNMQGRPLSKNEEAEVCPRNWFLFAAKPPHISQLAWNLVRPDTRAHHLRWLTRIKSMNSEQMLMRFPAACIDLILSTARARKWKWATTAKAFAAVAGALRDLPLYSTQTRGIRLQDDPEWRSAFGTVQRYMKESVPDAPPFVSRQQVERISKRLRLGHPRAALFLAMMWGFAARACDISTLRAKDVTLFPGTSTDTYVKVTLTIRKGKGAKTRGPYPIPSMLTRDLAATLQEMLVEKRPSEELFSPHVEELRALIAQEVRTEMRGAQLPSIRKGALRCMAEAGVPLKDLMMISGHAKQATLLRYLGYGQQPTVEAETARDNAGRALFQTLEAAASVFRFRSQESSCANLGIAPQEVSAMVDQMSGFIQVLTERPALVKQWPLHLKRNTPLDMDTVLAMPTKRASTKRFLQRIQCFLDPSFYDGLRTSRTIKKCVLTTAEIQQAVEMGKFEPCPISDIGAQVQLPEGMHGVNVFTVPELKGRRRLITEPLLNRVIPKHHVPRVHYDTRLGRRQRLRYARYMLQIDFEAYYDAIPIAATLRNKFVFRARHDGRYYRLRTLPTGALWSVAVGQAVTWTIVDIDTPVTITTLIDNILVAAREGQEREFVLAVRTVVARIKAANLMTSPNRDELEAMSDEEILQLASANTVFLGEEYTWNGRERLIRNSVKTVAKMKLALQKTSHTIRSLASLISLIFFALHTTQMNPARAFKLLRAYRGIYRLTFRGYDWDDAVPYIDSSVARSLQEIGGALVQNPWWKISDERHPTTDEATYDAVAFTDASLEGWGAVLHLRDAGATEMWTYRQRWTEDLERQLGGDDGEAERVLEKLRQYQLRRRVRSGGRFEDPDLQADRFQARYSAHAEPRAAQLMLRHLVEHHRVPNGARIALATDHRAIVIAQKHLNGFGGIGRGYALNKLFEYTYDLWYNRGIDVVFFYVEGARNPADAYSRHFGVDATGSLEVHRVEPFGVPFLRHTWCPLCEERRREEGGEI comes from the exons atgggcacccggtgggggaggcttccccggtaccggtgccaggccataagaaaaaaaaacatgcGCGCAGGTAAAACATCGAATATGGAACTCGATGCCATTTACGACGCATACCTTCCAAAGAAACGGATCGTTCCGTCGGACACGATGGCGCACCTTGATTGGAAACGCGCGCAGCAACTCAAGGCAAAGGTACACCGTCACGGCGTAGTGTATTTCCCCATCTTCATTATGAAGCACTGGATCGCAGGGCTtttggagaaagggacgcgGGACTCAGCAGAAATACAGCTGAGAATCCTCgactccgcaccttctcccatagTGGAAGATAAGCTACGTAAGCACTTGAATATGGTCTGGCCAGCTTTGCGTTTGGTGAATGAATTTTCACCACGTCAGGAACGCTAtagcgacgactgcggttTGTACATGTCTGCCGTATTTTTCGGCGATCATCTGGACATACAAATCGACCATAGCCGAGATATGGCAAAGcgcatgcggcgcctgctgtaCGCAGCGTCGAAACACCGTCCGCCACGCGAATATTTCTTCgagaaaatgaggaaaattCTGACGAACCACCCGGTGTCACGGAAAGATTTCTTTTACAACGAAATCGAGCACAAGCCGTGGTTGAAGAAAACCACGGTGGACCGTGAGGACACTTTCCActtgggtggtggcgagagGCGCGCAACGAAATCCACGAACCCGAAACGGGATTCCAGGCGCGCAAACCAGCCAAAAGCACGTGCTCCacagccacctcctcgacaaaagaaaaaggaggaaacagGGCGCAAAAAGATGGACCGGGCTgagcgcacaaagcgcaAGCCACAGACGCCTGTACCCGCGTCAAAAGCACCTTCTCGTAAACGTCCGGAGAGATCCTCAATGGATGCTCCACTCCCACGGCGAAAAGCCGCGAGGAACAGTGACAGGAGAACACCAGCGAATTCCTCAGGTAGGAATGGAAACAAAACACGTTCTCTAAACTCGAGCGAATTTCCATCCGAGGATGAGGATCTGCCGGTGATCGACCTCccgtggaggaagaaaaactccGTCACACGTACGCCTGAGCATGCGCCAAACGACGCCACGGTGAGCTCAGAAGGCATTATCCCGACGAACGTGTCACCACACGTTCAGCATGGGAAATGCATTTCTGAGTGGACAGAAATCAccctcgcggaggcgaacaAACATGCCAGAAAGGTGTACGAAGCAGTCCTGGATCACCTgtgggctgcgacggctctggcgcgagtGGGCGACGGTGTGGCACACGGTCTGACCGACACGGCGGTGGGACAGCAACGCGTGAGGCACAAgctgacaccactgcagccttaCAGCGTCcaagagatgctgaagcttctCCGAAAGAAGATCCACATGGTCGATGCCTCGCCGACCGACCCGAATGGGGTGATTCTTCGAGAAGAACAccgaagcgaggaggtgaccctCGACTCCTCAATCGACGAACTGTACCTTGTCCGTGGACCGTCGTTACCGACATTATACGACGTGATTAAAGGATACAGGTTTCTGCTTGGCGCATGTCTCCGTGAGGCGCCGGCAGATGTGAATGGCGTGCGCTATCCGAGTCATTACGTTCTCACAAAGGACGCCTCGGAGGCAACGGTGGGAGTCTACGTTccagcgacgtggacgcaCTACCAATCGTCGAAGAGACAGCGTGCCCCACGTCACGCGTCACGATacattcctcttccgcgaagtgcggcatcagaggcacaccaggaTCCGTCCGATGGCCAACGGCCGCGCctggtgaagagaaaaagatggccaggcgacggcgccggaagGGACCCACtccaagaggacgaggaggacggcgcgaCGTACAGGACTCCAGGAAACCAGAAGGGTGATGGGTAcgcggacgtcgacgcgaacatctcggcagaggcaatgcgcgctctcgaaagcctccgctccaatcctttaaacatgcagggcaggcctctttcaaaaaacgaagaggcagaggtctgcccgagaaactggttcctcttcgccgcgaaacCGCCACACATCTCACAGCTCGCATGGAACTTGGTGAGGCCCGACACccgcgcacaccacttgcgatggttgacgcgaatcaagtcgatgaactcggaacagatgctcatgcgctttccggcggcatgcatcgacttgattctgTCGACCGCAAGGGCCCGCAAATGGAAGTGGGCAACCACCGcgaaggcctttgccgcggtagcgggtgcgctgcgcgacctgccgctctactcgaCGCAGACGCGGGGTATTCGCCTCCAGGACGATcccgagtggcgaagcgcttttggcacggtgcagcgttacatgaaggagtcggtgccggatgcgcctcccttcGTTTCGCGTCAACAGGTCGAGAGGATCTCCAAACGGCTCCGGTTAGGCCAtccacgcgccgcgctgttcctcgccatgATGTGGGGATTCGCAGCACGAGCGTGCGACATTTCCACGCTCCGAGCAAAGGACGTGACGCTGTTCCCGGGTACATCGACGGATACATACGTGaaggtcacgctgacgatccgcaagggaaagggtgccaaaACACGTGGCCCATACCCGATCCCATCGATGCTAACGAGGGacctcgcagcgacgctgcaggagatgctggtcgAGAAAAGACCATCCGAGGAGCTTTTCtcaccacacgtggaggagctgcgggcgctgatcgcccaggaggtgcgaacagagatgcgaggtgcacagctgccctcgatccGAAAAGGCGCGCTCCGTTgtatggcggaagcgggtgtcccGTTGAAGGACCTGATGATGATTTccgggcacgcgaagcaggccacgctgctgcgctatcttgggtatggccagcagcctacggtggaggccgagaccgcaagggacaacgccggaagagcgctattccagaccctc gaggcggcggcttccGTGTTCCGTTTTCGATCGCAAgagtcatcgtgcgcgaatctcggaatcgcaccacaggaggtgtcggccatggtggaccagatgtccggtttcatccaagtgctgacggagcgaccggcactcgtgaagcagtggccgctgcacctgaaacggaacacaccactggacatggataccgtgctcgcgatgccgacaaaacgcgcctcaacgaagcggtttctccagcgaatccagtgctttctggatccctccttctacgatgggttgcggacgtcgaggacCATCAAAAAGTGCGTGCTCACAACGGCGGAAATCCAACAGGcggtcgagatgggcaagttcGAACCGTGCCcgatcagcgacatcggcgcccaggtgcaattgccagagggcatgcacggcgtgaacgtcttcacggtgccggagctgaaaggacgacgacgcctcatcacggagcccctgctgaaccgcgtgatccccaaacatcacgtcccgcgcgtccactacgacacgcgcctcggaagacgacagcggctgcgatacgcccgttacatgctacagatcgacttcgaagcttattacgacgctatcccgatcgcggcgacactccgtaacaagttcgtttttcgagccaggcatgacgggcgatactaccgccttcgtactctcccgaccggcgcgctatggagcgttgccgtcggccaggcggtgacgtggacgattgtcgacatcgacacgcccgtcaccatcaccacgctcatcgacaacattctcgtggccgcacgcgaaggccaggagcgtgagtttgtgctcgcggtgcgcacggtcgtcgcacgcatcaaggcggcgaacctgatgacgtcaccaaaccgggacgagctggaggcgatgtcggacgaggaaatcctgcagctggcgagtgccaacaccgtttttctcggtgaagaatacacatggaatggccgagagcgtctgatccgcaactcggtgaagacggtggcgaagatgaagcttgcgctccaaaagaccagccacaccatacgcagtctggcctcgctcatctcgctgatcttcttcgcgctccacaccacgcaaatgaaccccgcacgggcattcaagctgctgagagcctaccgaggcatataccggctgacgttccgcgggtacgactgggacgacgcggtgccgtacatcgactcctccgtggcgcggtcgctgcaggagatcggcggcgcactggtacagaatccgtggtggaaaatctcggacgagagacacccaacgacggacgaggcgacctatgacgcggtggccttcaccgacgcgtcgctggaggggtggggtgctgtacttcaccttcgcgacgcgggcgccacagaaatgtggacctatcggcagcgctggaccgaggacctggaacggcaactcggcggcgacgacggcgaggcggaacgcgtcctcgaaaaactgcgccagtaccagctgcgtcgccgcgtccgcTCGGGTGGCCGGTTCGAGGACCCAGACCTGCAGGCAgaccgcttccaggcgcggtactcggcacacgcggaaccacgcgcggctcaactaatgctgcgacacctggtggagcaccacagggttcccaacggagcgcgaatcgcgcttgccacggaccaccgtgcgattgtcattgcgcagaaacacctgaacggtttcggcggcattggcagaggctaCGCCTTGAACAAACTTTTCGAGTACACCTACGACCTCTGGTACAACAGAGGGATCGACGTAGTCTTTTTCTAcgtcgagggtgcgcggaatccggcggacgcctactcgcgacacttcggggtggacgcgacaggatcgctggaggttcaccgggttgaaccgtttggcgtgccgttcctccggcacaCGTGGTGCCCGCTatgcgaagagcggcgccgcgaggagggcggcgagatatga
- a CDS encoding TATE DNA Transposon yields MREGKTSNIELDVIYKAYLPKKWIVPSDTMVHLDWKRAQQLKAKVHRHGVVFFPIFIMKHWIAGLLEKGTRDSAEIQLSILDSAPSPIVEEKLRKHFKMVWPALRLVNEFSPRQERYSDDCGLYMSAVFFGVHLDIQIDHSHDMAKCMRRLLYAASKHHPPREYFLEKMRKILTNHPVSRKDFFYNEIEHKPWLKKTTANREDTFHLGGGERRATKSTNPKRDSRRANQPKARSPKPPPRQKKKEETVRTKMDRAERPKRTPQTPVPASKAPSRKRPERSAMDAPLPRRKAARKSDRRTPASSSGRSATGRNGDKTRSLNSSEFPSEDENLPVIDLPWRKKNSVTRTPEHAPNDATVSSEGIIPTNVSPHVQHGKCISEWTEITLAEANKHARKVYEAVLDHLWAATALARVGDGVAHGLTDTAVGQQRVRHKLTPLQPYSVQEMLKLLRKKIHMVDASPTDPNGVILREENRSEEVTLDSSIDELYLVRGPSLPTLYDVIKGYRFLLGACLREAPADMNGVRYPSHYVLTKDASEATVGVYVPATWTHYQSSKRQRAPRHASRYIPLPRSAASEAHQDPSDGQRPRLVKRKRWPGDGAGRDPLQEDEEDGATYRTPGNQKGDGYADVDANISAEAMRALESLRSNPLNMQGRPLSKNEEAEVCPRNWFLFAAKPPHISQLAWSLVRPDTRAHHLRWLTRIKSMNSEQMLMRFPAACIDLILSTARARKWKWATTAKAFAAVAGALRDLPLYSTQTRGIRLQDDPEWRSAFGTVQRYMKESVPDAPPFVSRPQVERISKRLRLGHPRAALFLAMMWGFAARACDISTLRAKDVTLFPGTSTDTYVKVTLTIRKGKGAKTRGPYPIPSVLTRDLAATQQEMLVQKKPSEELFSPHVEELRALIAQEVRTEMRGAQLPSIRKGALRCMAEAGVPLKDLMMISGHAKQATLLRYLGYGQQPTVEAETARDNARRALFQTLEAAASVFRFRSQESSCANLGIAPQEVAAMVDQMSGFIQVLTERPALVKQWPLHLKRNTPLDMDTVLAMPTKRASTKRFLQRIQCFLDPSFYDGLRTSRTIKKCVLTTAEIQQAVEMGKFEPCPSSDIGAQVQLPEGMHGVNVFTVPELKGRRRLITEPLLNRVIPKHHVPRVHYDTRLGRRQRLRYARYMLQIDFEAYYDAIPIAATLRNKFVFRARHDGRYYRLRTLPTGALWSVAVGQAVTWTIVDIDTPVTITTLIDNILVAAREGQEREFVLAVRTVVARIKAANLMTSPNRDELEAMSDEEILQLASANTVFLGEEYTWNGRERLIRNSVKTVAKLKLALQKTSHTIRSLASLISLIFFALHTTQMNPARAFKLLRAYRGLYRLTFRGYDWDDAVPYIDSSVARSLQEIGGALVQNPWWKISDERHPTTDEATYDAVAFTDASLEGWGAVLHLRDAGATEMWTYRQRWTEDLERQLGGDDGEAERVLEKLRQYQLRRRVRSGGRFEDSFITETHISDLWP; encoded by the exons ATGCGCGAGGGGAAAACATCGAACATCGAACTCGATGTGATCTACAAAGCGTACCTCCCTAAGAAATGGATCGTTCCGTCGGACACGATGGTGCACCTTGATTGGAAACGCGCGCAACAACTCAAGGCAAaggtgcaccgtcacggcgtgGTGTTTTTCCCAATCTTCATTATGAAGCACTGGATCGCAGGGCTtttggagaaagggacgcgGGACTCAGCAGAAATACAGCTGAGCATCCTGgactccgcaccttctcccatagTGGAAGAAAAACTGCGTAAGCACTTCAAAATGGTCTGGCCAGCTTTGCGTTTGGTGAATGAATTTTCACCACGTCAGGAACGCTAtagcgacgactgcggttTGTACATGTCTGCCGTATTTTTCGGCGTTCATCTGGACATACAAATCGACCATAGCCACGACATGGCaaagtgcatgcggcgcctcCTGTACGCGGCGTCAAAacaccacccgccacgcgAATATTTCCTCgagaaaatgaggaaaattCTGACGAACCACCCGGTGTCACGGAAGGATTTCTTCTACAACGAAATCGAGCACAAGCCGTGGTTGAAGAAAACCACGGCGAACCGTGAAGACACTTTTCActtgggtggtggcgaaagGCGCGCAACGAAATCCACGAACCCGAAACGGGATTCCAGGCGCGCAAACCAGCCGAAAGCACGTTCTCCaaagccacctcctcggcaaaagaaaaaggaggaaacggtgCGCACAAAGATGGACCGGGCTGAGCGCCCAAAGCGcacgccacagacgcctgtACCCGCGTCAAAAGCACCTTCTCGTAAACGTCCGGAGAGATCCGCAATGGATGCTCCACTCCCACGGCGAAAAGCCGCGAGGAAAAGTGACAGGAGAACACCAGCGAGTTCCTCAGGTAGATCCGCAACAGGTAGGAATGGAGACAAAACACGCTCTCTAAACTCGAGCGAATTTCCATCCGAGGATGAGAATCTGCCGGTGATCGACCTCccgtggaggaagaaaaactccGTCACACGTACACCTGAGCATGCGCCAAACGACGCCACGGTGAGCTCAGAAGGCATTATCCCGACGAACGTGTCACCACACGTTCAGCATGGGAAATGCATTTCTGAGTGGACAGAAATCAccctcgcggaggcgaacaAACATGCCAGAAAGGTGTACGAAGCAGTCCTGGATCACCTgtgggctgcgacggctctggcgcgagtcggcgatggtgtggcacacggtctgaccgacacagcggtgggacagcaacgcgtgaggcacaagctgacaccactgcagccttaCAGCGTCcaagagatgctgaagcttctCCGAAAGAAGATCCACATGGTCGATGCCTCGCCGACCGACCCGAATGGGGTGATTCTTCGAGAAGAAAAccgaagcgaggaggtgaccctCGACTCCTCAATCGACGAACTGTACCTTGTCCGTGGACCGTCGTTACCGACATTATACGACGTGATTAAAGGATACAGGTTTCTGCTAGGAGCATGTCTCCGTGAGGCGCCGGCAGATATGAATGGCGTGCGCTATCCGAGTCATTACGTTCTCACAAAGGACGCCTCGGAGGCAACGGTGGGAGTCTACGTTccagcgacgtggacgcaCTACCAATCGTCGAAGAGACAGCGTGCCCCACGTCACGCGTCACGATacattcctcttccgcgaagtgcggcatcagaggcacaccaggaTCCGTCCGATGGCCAACGGCCGCGCctggtgaagagaaaaagatggccaggcgacggcgccggaagGGACCCACtccaagaggacgaggaggacggcgcgaCGTACAGGACTCCAGGAAACCAGAAGGGTGATGGATatgcggacgtcgacgcgaacatctcggcagaggcaatgcgcgctctcgaaagcctccgctccaatcctttaaacatgcagggcaggcctctttcaaaaaacgaagaggcagaggtctgcccgagaaactggttcctcttcgccgcgaaacCGCCACACATCTCACAGCTGGCATGGAGTCTTGTGCGGCccgacactcgcgcacaccacttgcgatggttgacgcgaatcaagtcgatgaactcggaacagatgctcatgcgctttccggcggcatgcatcgacttgattctgTCGACCGCACGGGCCCGGAAATGGAAGTGGGCAACGACCGcgaaggcctttgccgcggtggcgggtgcgctgcgagacctgccgctctactcgaCGCAGACGCGGGGTATTCGCCTCCAGGACGATcccgagtggcgaagcgcttttggcacggtgcagcgttacatgaaggagtcggtgccggatgcgcctcccttcGTTTCGCGTCCACAGGTCGAGAGGATCTCCAAACGGCTCCGGTTAGGCCAtccacgcgccgcgctgttcctcgccatgatgtggggattcgcagcgcgagcgtgcgACATTTCCACGCTCCGAGCGAAGGACGTGACGCTGTTCCCGGGTACATCGACGGATACATACGTGaaggtcacgctgacgatccgcaagggaaagggtgccaaaACACGTGGCCCATACCCGATCCCGTCGGTGCTGACGAGGGACcttgcagcgacgcagcaggagatgctggtccAGAAGAAACCATCCGAGGAGCTCTTCtcaccacacgtggaggagctgcgggcgctgatcgcccaggaggtgcgaacagagatgcgaggtgcacagctgccctcgatccGGAAAGGTGCGCTCCGTTgtatggcggaagcgggtgtcccGTTGAAGGACCTGATGATGATTTccgggcacgcgaagcaggccacgctgctgcgctatcttgggtatggccagcagcctacggtggaggccgagaccgcaagggacaacgccagaagagcgctattccagaccctc gaggcggcggcttccGTGTTCCGTTTTCGATCGCAAgagtcatcgtgcgcgaatctcggaatcgcaccacaggaggtggcggccatggtggaccagatgtccggtttcatccaagtgctgacggagcgaccggcactcgtgaagcagtggccgctgcacctgaaacggaacacaccactggacatggataccgtgctggcgatgccgacaaaacgcgcctcaacgaagcggtttctccagcgaatccagtgctttctggatccctccttctacgatgggttgcggacgtcgaggacCATCAAAAAGTGCGTGCTCACAACGGCGGAAATCCAACAGGcggtcgagatgggcaagttcGAACCGTGCCCGAgcagcgacatcggcgcccaggtgcaattgccagagggcatgcacggcgtgaacgtcttcacggtgccggagctgaaaggacgacgacgcctcatcacggagcccctgctgaaccgcgtgatccccaaacatcacgtcccgcgcgtccactacgacacgcgcctcggaagacgacagcggctgcgatacgcccgttacatgctacagatcgacttcgaagcttattacgacgctatcccgatcgcggcgacactccgtaacaagttcgtttttcgagccaggcatgacgggcgatactaccgccttcgtactctcccgaccggcgcgctatggagcgttgccgtcggccaggcggTAACGTGGACGATTgtcgacatcgacacgcccgtcaccatcaccacgctcatcgacaacattctcgtggccgcacgcgaaggtcaggagcgtgagtttgtgctcgcggtgcgcacggtcgtcgcacgcatcaaggcggcgaacctgatgacgtcacccaaccgggacgagctggaggcgatgtcggacgaggaaatcctgcagctggcgagtgccaacaccgtttttctcggtgaagaatacacatggaatggccgagagcggctgatccgcaactcggtgaagacggtggcgaagctgaagcttgcgctccaaaagaccagccacaccatacgcagtctggcctcgctcatctcgctgatcttcttcgcgctccataccacgcaaatgaaccccgcacgggcattcaagctgctgagagcctacCGAGGCCTATACCGGCTGACGTTCCGCGGGTACGACTGGGACGACGCGGTGCCGTACAtcgactcctccgtggcgcggtcgctgcaggagatcggcggcgcactggtgcagaatccgtggtggaaaatctcggacgagagacacccaacgacggacgaggcgacctatgacgcggtggccttcaccgacgcgtcgctggaAGGGTGGGGTGCTGTacttcacctccgcgacgcgggcgccacagaaatgtggacctatcggcagcgctggaccgaggacctggaacggcaactcggcggcgacgacggcgaggcggaacgcgtcctcgaaaaactgcgccagtaccagctgcgtcgccgcgtccgcTCGGGTGGCCGGTTCGAGGACTCATTCATAACAGAAACACATATttccgacctgtggccataa